Proteins from a genomic interval of Geodermatophilus obscurus DSM 43160:
- the pgsA gene encoding phosphatidylinositol phosphate synthase — MLGGNARAAVGRFWAPVVARLARAGVTPDAVTLVGTLGAIAGAVGLIATGQLFWGAFTVTVFVLLDMLDGALARARGGGSVFGAVLDSTGDRAADAAIFGALVWWFSGAGDNRLIVLLALLCLVLGLLTSYVKARAEGMGLNCDVGVVERTERLILVLVGTGFLGLGIPYALHVALWVLTVGSAVTVAQRFATVHRQARGRALPTRPPSTPPSPGLLL, encoded by the coding sequence GTGCTCGGCGGCAACGCGCGCGCTGCGGTGGGCCGGTTCTGGGCGCCGGTCGTGGCCCGGCTCGCCCGGGCCGGGGTCACCCCCGACGCGGTCACGCTGGTCGGCACGCTCGGCGCGATCGCCGGCGCCGTGGGCCTGATCGCGACCGGGCAGCTGTTCTGGGGCGCCTTCACCGTCACCGTCTTCGTGCTGCTCGACATGCTCGACGGCGCGCTGGCCCGGGCCCGCGGCGGCGGCTCGGTGTTCGGTGCGGTGCTGGACTCCACCGGCGACCGCGCGGCCGACGCTGCGATCTTCGGCGCGCTGGTCTGGTGGTTCTCCGGGGCCGGCGACAACCGACTCATCGTGCTGCTGGCGCTGCTGTGCCTGGTGCTCGGCCTGCTCACCTCCTACGTCAAGGCCCGCGCCGAGGGCATGGGGCTCAACTGCGACGTCGGGGTCGTGGAGCGCACCGAGCGGCTGATCCTCGTGCTGGTCGGCACCGGCTTCCTGGGCCTGGGCATCCCGTACGCGCTGCACGTCGCGCTGTGGGTGCTCACGGTGGGCAGCGCGGTCACCGTCGCCCAGCGGTTCGCCACCGTCCACCGGCAGGCCCGCGGCCGGGCCCTGCCGACCCGACCGCCGTCGACCCCGCCGTCCCCGGGCCTGCTGCTGTGA
- a CDS encoding HIT family protein: MSTDSEEASRIAVSSDDGGPATVFEHLWTPYRMAYIRGEGKPTGAHDCPFCLIPQMDDEEGLVVARGEHVFAVLNLYPYNAGHLMLVPYRHVPDYTDLTAAEVAELGEFTQTAMRVVRAVSGAHGFNIGMNQGSVAGAGIADHLHQHAVPRWGGDTNFMPVIGLTRVLPQVLRETRELLAQHWPDGRRVPEA, from the coding sequence ATGAGCACCGACTCGGAGGAGGCCTCCCGGATCGCCGTCTCCAGTGACGACGGCGGCCCGGCCACGGTCTTCGAGCACCTGTGGACCCCATACCGGATGGCCTACATCCGCGGCGAGGGCAAGCCCACCGGAGCGCACGACTGCCCGTTCTGCCTGATCCCGCAGATGGACGACGAAGAGGGGCTCGTCGTCGCGCGCGGCGAGCACGTCTTCGCCGTCCTCAACCTGTACCCGTACAACGCCGGGCACCTGATGCTCGTGCCCTACCGGCACGTGCCCGACTACACCGACCTGACGGCGGCCGAGGTCGCCGAGCTCGGGGAGTTCACGCAGACGGCCATGCGGGTCGTGCGCGCGGTGTCCGGGGCGCACGGCTTCAACATCGGCATGAACCAGGGCTCGGTCGCCGGCGCCGGCATCGCCGACCACCTGCACCAGCACGCGGTGCCGCGGTGGGGCGGGGACACCAACTTCATGCCGGTCATCGGGCTGACCCGCGTGCTGCCGCAGGTGCTGCGCGAGACCCGGGAGCTGCTGGCCCAGCACTGGCCGGACGGCCGGCGCGTCCCGGAGGCCTGA
- the thrS gene encoding threonine--tRNA ligase produces MSAAPALAATASIRVPAGTTAQDALKAAGTPLKGPDGAVVVRDLATGDLKDLAWAPEADAEVEPVPAASPEGRAVIRHSTAHVLAQAVQDLFPGTRLGIGPPVENGFYYDFAPERPFTPEDLEALEKRMQEIVKAGQYFSRREISDADAQAELAHEPFKLELIGLKGGAGEAAEGADVEVGGAQLTMYDNLDPRSGDRVWTDLCRGPHLPRTSNIPAFSLTRSAAAYWRGSEKNPQLQRVYGTAWESREAHKAHLEQVAEAERRDHRRLGAELDLFSFPDEIGSGLAVFHPKGGVVRREMEDYSRRRHEEAGYSFVNTPHITKGQLFQTSGHLEWYAEGMYPAMHLDEERDAEGKVRRQGQDYYLKPMNCPVHNLVFRSRGRSYKELPLRLFEFGTVYRYEKSGVVHGLTRARGFTQDDAHIYCTPEQMQGEIRSLLQFVLDLLADYGLEDFYLELSTRNPEKSIGSDEDWERATDALREAAEASGLDLVLDPGGAAFYAPKISVQARDAIGRTWQMSTIQVDLMLPERFGLEYTAADGTRQRPVMIHRALFGSMERFFGVLTEHYAGAFPAWLAPVQVVGIPVTDEQVGYLRDVALQLRARGIRVEVDDSDDRMQKKIRTASKQRIPFVLIAGATDAEAGAVSFRFRDGSQHNGVPVEKAVAAIAEWVAGRANTDPTAEALGPGLTVAG; encoded by the coding sequence GTGTCAGCCGCGCCCGCCCTCGCCGCCACCGCCTCGATCCGGGTGCCGGCCGGGACGACGGCCCAGGACGCGCTCAAGGCGGCCGGCACCCCGCTCAAGGGGCCGGACGGCGCGGTCGTCGTCCGGGACCTGGCGACCGGTGACCTCAAGGACCTCGCCTGGGCCCCCGAGGCCGACGCCGAGGTCGAGCCGGTGCCCGCCGCCAGCCCCGAGGGCCGAGCGGTGATCCGGCACTCGACCGCGCACGTGCTGGCCCAGGCCGTGCAGGACCTCTTCCCGGGTACCCGGCTGGGCATCGGGCCGCCGGTGGAGAACGGCTTCTACTACGACTTCGCCCCCGAGCGGCCCTTCACCCCCGAGGACCTCGAGGCCCTCGAGAAGCGGATGCAGGAGATCGTCAAGGCCGGCCAGTACTTCTCCCGCCGCGAAATCAGCGACGCCGACGCGCAGGCCGAGCTGGCGCACGAGCCGTTCAAGCTCGAGCTGATCGGCCTCAAGGGCGGAGCCGGCGAGGCGGCCGAGGGCGCGGACGTCGAGGTGGGCGGCGCGCAGCTGACCATGTACGACAACCTCGACCCGCGCTCCGGCGACCGGGTGTGGACTGACCTGTGCCGCGGCCCGCACCTGCCGCGCACCTCGAACATCCCGGCCTTCTCCCTCACGCGGTCGGCGGCCGCCTACTGGCGGGGCAGCGAGAAGAACCCGCAGCTGCAGCGCGTCTACGGCACCGCGTGGGAGAGCAGGGAGGCGCACAAGGCCCACCTGGAGCAGGTGGCCGAGGCCGAGCGGCGCGACCACCGGCGCCTCGGCGCCGAGCTGGACCTGTTCAGCTTCCCCGACGAGATCGGCTCGGGCCTGGCCGTCTTCCACCCCAAGGGCGGGGTCGTCCGCCGGGAGATGGAGGACTACAGCCGCCGCCGCCACGAGGAGGCGGGCTACTCCTTCGTCAACACCCCGCACATCACCAAGGGCCAGTTGTTCCAGACCTCGGGGCACCTGGAGTGGTACGCCGAGGGGATGTACCCGGCGATGCACCTGGACGAGGAACGCGACGCCGAGGGCAAGGTGCGGCGGCAGGGGCAGGACTACTACCTCAAGCCGATGAACTGTCCGGTGCACAACCTCGTCTTCCGCTCCCGCGGCCGCTCGTACAAGGAGCTCCCGCTGCGGCTGTTCGAGTTCGGCACGGTGTACCGGTACGAGAAGTCCGGCGTGGTCCACGGGCTGACCCGGGCCCGCGGGTTCACCCAGGACGACGCGCACATCTACTGCACGCCGGAGCAGATGCAGGGGGAGATCCGCTCGCTGCTGCAGTTCGTCCTCGACCTGCTGGCCGACTACGGCCTCGAGGACTTCTACCTGGAGCTGTCGACCCGCAACCCCGAGAAGTCCATCGGCAGCGACGAGGACTGGGAGCGGGCCACCGACGCCCTGCGGGAGGCGGCCGAGGCCAGCGGGCTGGACCTGGTCCTGGACCCCGGGGGAGCGGCCTTCTACGCGCCCAAGATCTCGGTGCAGGCGCGCGACGCGATCGGCCGCACCTGGCAGATGTCGACCATCCAGGTCGACCTCATGCTCCCCGAGCGCTTCGGCCTGGAGTACACCGCGGCGGACGGCACCCGGCAGCGGCCGGTGATGATCCACCGCGCGCTGTTCGGCTCCATGGAGCGGTTCTTCGGCGTCCTCACCGAGCACTACGCCGGCGCCTTCCCGGCCTGGCTGGCGCCGGTGCAGGTCGTGGGCATCCCCGTCACCGACGAGCAGGTCGGCTACCTGCGCGACGTGGCCCTGCAGCTGCGCGCTCGCGGCATCCGCGTGGAGGTCGACGACTCCGACGACCGCATGCAGAAGAAGATCCGCACCGCGAGCAAGCAGAGGATCCCCTTCGTGCTCATCGCCGGGGCGACCGACGCCGAGGCCGGCGCGGTCTCCTTCCGCTTCCGCGACGGCAGCCAGCACAACGGCGTCCCCGTCGAGAAGGCCGTCGCCGCGATCGCCGAGTGGGTCGCCGGCCGGGCCAACACCGACCCCACCGCCGAGGCCCTCGGGCCGGGGCTGACGGTGGCCGGATGA
- a CDS encoding MOSC N-terminal beta barrel domain-containing protein translates to MTAAGSVVQVSVYPVKSLGGRTVREAEVGPAGLAGDRAWTVVDATTGERVTVKTCPQMAEVVATGDDEADTITLTEVLGRPVRLRRSGQPQVDAAAVHLVSRAAVARAAAGDVPEGCSADDPRANLLLDLPEGEDERTWVGRTVRLGEVEVSVTRTPKHCLGVYAEVRRPGTVRVGDRVEVLPS, encoded by the coding sequence GTGACCGCAGCGGGCAGCGTCGTGCAGGTGAGCGTCTACCCGGTGAAGAGCCTCGGCGGGCGCACCGTGCGGGAGGCCGAGGTCGGGCCGGCGGGGCTGGCCGGTGACCGCGCCTGGACCGTCGTCGACGCCACGACGGGGGAGCGGGTGACGGTCAAGACCTGCCCGCAGATGGCCGAGGTCGTCGCCACCGGGGACGACGAGGCCGACACGATCACGCTGACCGAGGTGCTGGGCCGGCCGGTGCGCCTGCGGCGGTCGGGGCAGCCGCAGGTGGACGCCGCCGCGGTGCACCTGGTCAGCCGGGCGGCCGTGGCCCGCGCCGCGGCGGGCGACGTCCCCGAGGGCTGCTCGGCCGACGACCCGCGCGCCAACCTGCTGCTGGACCTGCCCGAGGGCGAGGACGAGCGGACGTGGGTCGGGCGCACGGTGCGCCTCGGCGAGGTCGAGGTGTCGGTCACCCGCACGCCCAAGCACTGCCTCGGGGTCTACGCCGAGGTGCGGCGGCCCGGGACGGTGCGGGTCGGGGACCGCGTCGAGGTCCTGCCGTCCTGA